A genomic region of Aspergillus oryzae RIB40 DNA, chromosome 1 contains the following coding sequences:
- a CDS encoding questin oxidase family protein (predicted protein), which yields MSSADLQGCNGEQCWVNLSSDILSSSFLQGADVDDLNRIYEAESKLLDPWVDSPGEISTYDWRDYLGYREYQRAFVDFFEDELVRHGYDWKQVLADYLFSGKEPLFNSLVDDLGHPLIHLAYAFEMSSREVAMEALALAATCYGKMHKYIDDPSYSQAESLYSSTSLLEILSKVRADKQFNGLFGTPGDNNMDTILRHHEAALLNHWNAWKIEDPVKQFRESQELAVALLAATQSQTSDKYDFFLVHTLTTSHAVRILLPLIPTRFQYALVRQWWLLTLVVYIAQLRPEIKLEQIEDYELKGRDWKWTAQKAVKGEHSTDAHYVKAIRACKEAAATWGDPEQYYLKAAVKFGEEFNGWGGFV from the exons ATGTCTTctgcagatcttcaaggatgCAACGGGGAACAATGCTGGGTCAATCTGTCTTCTGAT ATTCTGagctcttccttcctgcAAGGAGCAGATGTCGATGACCTAAACCGTATCTACGAGGCCGAGTCTAAGCTTTTAGACCCCTGGGTTGATTCCCCAGGTGAAATCAGTACCTATGACTGGAGAGACTACTTGGGCTATCGAGA ATATCAAAGAGCATTTGTGGACTTTTTTGAGGACGAACTTGTCCGTCACGGATATGATTGGAAGCAAGTCCTCGCAGATTATCTATTCTCTGGGAAGGAGCCGTTATTCAATTCCCTTGTTGATGACC TTGGTCACCCCTTAATCCACCTCGCCTATGCATTCGAGATGTCCAGCCGTGAAGTCGCCATGGAAGCCCTAGCTCTTGCAGCTACGTGTTACGGGAAAATGCATAAGTATATAGACGATCCTTCTTATTCACAGGCAGAGTCTCTCTACTCTTCCACATCCCTACTCGAGATTCTGAGCAAGGTACGAGCCGACAAACAGTTCAACGGCCTCTTCGGAACCCCAGGTGACAACAACATGGACACGATTCTACGTCACCATGAAGCCGCACTCCTCAATCATTGGAATGCGTGGAAGATTGAGGATCCCGTGAAACAATTTCGCGAAAGCCAGGAGCTCGCCGTGGCTCTTTTAGCCGCCACTCAATCTCAAACATCGGACAAGTATGACTTTTTCCTCGTCCACACGTTGACAACCAGCCATGCCGTCCGTATTCTCCTACCACTTATCCCAACACGGTTTCAATACGCGCTCGTCAGGCAGTGGTGGCTTCTCACTCTGGTCGTATACATTGCGCAACTAAGACCGGAAATAAAACTCGAACAGATTGAGGACTACGAATTGAAGGGAAGAGACTGGAAATGGACGGCGCAGAAGGCCGTCAAGGGTGAACATTCGACAGACGCGCACTATGTCAAGGCAATTCGCGCGTGTAAGGAAGCTGCTGCAACATGGGGAGACCCGGAACAGTACTACTTAAAAGCAGCTGTCAAGTTCGGTGAGGAGTTCAATGGTTGGGGAGGATTTGTTTGA
- a CDS encoding HECT-type E3 ubiquitin transferase (predicted protein), with protein MSAVHQENEPAALCLHAELLPNIRHITLYVSLPEAMRSQNVRPEICLSDSRRAITVSLPSPHEDATDTIKLPARVNEASRLALSVAGQRAKDPRDRGLGQQEYSFRMQIDDEDNSLLSREEHMDSFVPWTAIDMTSCTRLCCRHCKNILLDSHVSRGSCAEEKDMQGWMWKDLPSGNWAEMMDFWHCHKPDPHEGHDHGHEHVNGATAEDQNATVKGYGAANQVVATAGTVLVDVATFLLTDSDCRGLKQVSMNTSSG; from the coding sequence ATGTCCGCAGTGCACCAAGAAAACGAGCCTGCTGCGCTCTGTCTACACGCCGAACTTCTTCCTAACATCCGCCACATTACTCTCTACGTATCACTTCCGGAGGCGATGCGATCGCAAAATGTTCGACCAGAAATCTGTCTATCCGATTCGCGTCGTGCCATAACAGTATCTCTCCCATCGCCACACGAAGATGCCACAGACACGATCAAATTACCAGCTCGTGTTAATGAAGCGTCTCGGCTGGCCTTGAGCGTGGCTGGACAGCGAGCTAAGGATCCGCGGGACCGCGGGCTTGGTCAGCAGGAATACTCGTTTAGAATGCAGATCGATGACGAAGATAATTCGTTGCTCTCGAGAGAAGAACATATGGATAGCTTTGTGCCGTGGACCGCGATCGACATGACCTCCTGTACTAGGCTTTGTTGTCGCCATTGTAAGAATATTCTTCTCGATTCGCATGTGTCGCGTGGCTCCTGTgctgaagagaaggatatgCAGGGGTGGATGTGGAAGGATTTGCCTAGTGGGAATTGGGCTGAGATGATGGATTTCTGGCACTGTCACAAGCCGGATCCTCATGAGGGTCATGATCATGGTCACGAGCATGTTAATGGTGCTACAGCTGAAGACCAGAATGCTACAGTTAAGGGTTACGGTGCTGCGAATCAGGTTGTCGCAACTGCAGGGACTGTTCTTGTGGACGTCGCGACTTTTCTGCTCACGGACTCCGACTGTAGAGGCTTGAAACAGGTAAGCATGAATACCTCTTCCGGGTGA